From Streptomyces sp. NBC_01754, a single genomic window includes:
- a CDS encoding thioesterase II family protein, giving the protein MSAAPDPASRNWLVTPRPRPEARLRLLCFAYAGGGSAAFTGWADALPPDAELSAVRLPGRESRILQRPYTRLDDLLPDLVRAVSDYCREPYVLFGHSMGALIAYAYARRLCDAGPRGPEHLIVSGRRAPQLPHNRPLLHDLADGELLRRLREFGGTTDELLSDPRTMRLVLPGLRADFQLNDTYRYTPEPRLDCPVTAFGGRQDSHVDGAGIAAWADRTTGPFAVRMLDGGHFFLHSSQAELLRAIGVVLHRTTGSTVA; this is encoded by the coding sequence GTGAGCGCGGCGCCGGACCCGGCGTCGAGGAACTGGCTCGTCACCCCCCGGCCCCGCCCGGAGGCCCGGCTGCGACTGCTGTGCTTCGCCTACGCGGGGGGTGGCAGTGCCGCGTTCACCGGCTGGGCCGACGCGCTTCCCCCGGACGCCGAGCTGAGCGCGGTACGTCTGCCGGGCCGCGAGTCCCGCATCCTGCAACGGCCCTACACCCGTCTCGACGACCTCCTGCCCGACCTGGTGCGGGCCGTGTCGGACTACTGCCGGGAGCCGTACGTGCTGTTCGGCCACAGCATGGGCGCGCTCATCGCCTACGCGTACGCCCGCCGGCTGTGCGACGCCGGGCCGCGCGGACCCGAGCACCTCATCGTCTCCGGGCGGCGTGCCCCCCAGCTCCCCCACAACCGGCCCCTCCTGCACGACCTGGCGGACGGCGAACTGCTCCGGCGCCTGCGGGAGTTCGGAGGCACCACGGACGAACTGCTCTCCGACCCACGCACGATGCGCCTGGTCCTGCCCGGCCTACGGGCAGACTTCCAGCTCAACGACACCTACCGCTACACACCGGAGCCCCGGCTCGACTGCCCGGTCACGGCTTTCGGCGGACGCCAGGACAGTCATGTCGACGGGGCCGGAATCGCCGCCTGGGCCGACCGGACCACGGGCCCCTTCGCTGTGCGCATGCTCGACGGAGGGCACTTCTTCCTGCACTCGTCCCAGGCCGAACTGCTGCGTGCGATCGGGGTCGTGCTGCACCGTACGACGGGGAGCACCGTGGCATGA
- a CDS encoding HAD-IIIC family phosphatase, which produces MSSESTGTRPAKTVKCVVWDLDNTVWDGVLLEDGEVPLRPGVREVITELDRRGILQSVASRNDHDAASAALARHGLLDYFLYPQITWSAKSESVRAIATSLNLGLDAFAFVDDDPFERAEVAFAVPELLCVDAADAAALTGRPEFTPRFVTDDSAGRRTMYRADQVRAGVEREYSGPKEDFLATLDMRFTIARATGEDLRRAAELTVRTSQLNTTGYTYSYEELDAFRESPGHELLVARLADRYGPYGTIGLVLVERGRDAWRIKLLLMSCRVMSRGVGGVLITYLRERAEAAGVRLLSEFLPNGRNRMMLVTYRFSRFREIARDGELVTLEADLTDIPPYPDYMEITVPDALDGAR; this is translated from the coding sequence ATGAGCAGCGAGAGCACCGGGACGCGTCCCGCGAAGACCGTGAAGTGCGTGGTGTGGGATCTGGACAACACCGTCTGGGACGGCGTCCTCCTGGAGGACGGCGAGGTACCGCTGCGCCCCGGCGTCAGAGAGGTCATCACGGAACTCGACCGGCGCGGCATCCTCCAGTCCGTGGCCAGCCGCAACGACCACGACGCCGCGTCCGCCGCGCTGGCACGCCACGGCCTGCTCGACTACTTCCTGTACCCGCAGATCACCTGGTCCGCGAAGTCGGAGTCCGTGCGTGCCATCGCCACCTCCCTCAACCTGGGCCTCGACGCCTTCGCCTTCGTCGACGACGACCCCTTCGAACGGGCCGAAGTGGCGTTCGCCGTGCCCGAGCTGCTGTGCGTGGACGCCGCTGACGCCGCCGCGCTGACCGGCCGGCCGGAGTTCACCCCCCGCTTCGTCACGGACGACTCCGCCGGACGCCGGACCATGTACCGCGCCGACCAGGTACGAGCCGGGGTGGAGCGCGAGTACAGCGGGCCCAAGGAGGACTTCCTCGCCACCCTGGACATGCGCTTCACCATCGCCCGGGCCACCGGGGAGGACCTGCGGCGCGCCGCGGAACTCACGGTCCGCACCAGCCAGCTCAACACCACCGGCTACACCTACTCCTACGAGGAACTCGACGCCTTCCGCGAGTCGCCCGGCCACGAGCTGCTCGTCGCGCGGCTGGCGGACCGGTACGGCCCGTACGGCACCATCGGTCTCGTACTGGTCGAGCGCGGCCGCGACGCCTGGCGGATCAAGCTGCTGCTGATGTCGTGCCGGGTGATGTCCCGGGGGGTGGGCGGCGTCCTCATCACCTATCTGCGGGAGCGTGCCGAAGCGGCCGGGGTGCGGCTGCTGTCGGAGTTCCTGCCCAACGGTCGCAACCGGATGATGCTGGTGACGTACAGGTTCTCCCGCTTCCGTGAGATCGCCCGTGACGGCGAACTCGTCACGCTGGAGGCCGACCTCACCGACATCCCGCCCTACCCCGACTACATGGAGATCACGGTGCCGGACGCCCTGGACGGTGCGCGGTGA
- a CDS encoding acyl-CoA dehydrogenase family protein, translating to MATRVQLTPEQAAAREEYESFARDHIAPQADAWDRSAALPEEFITTIAATGYLGACVPAAYGGSALDAISFGLLNEETGRACSSVRSLLTVHGMASQAIGRWGTAAQRESWLPRMATGAAVAAFALTEPGAGSDVKGLVTTARRTEDGFVLDGAKRWITFGRRADVYLLFARLDGRETAFLVERGAPGLHVTPVQGILGTRASMLAGLELRGCRVPADAVLGKPGFGLTAVAAAALELGRYSVAWGCVGLIQACLDASLSYADRREQFGRRLRDHQLVQRMLADMATGAAAARLLCQQAGWLREAGDAQSVHATWLAKYFSSTTAFRSAADAVQVHGAHGCGGDYPVQRYLRDAKVMELIEGTTELQQTTIARSAYVAHAPPRPATATPVTPDPAPADDEEVTA from the coding sequence ATGGCCACACGTGTCCAACTGACCCCCGAACAGGCCGCGGCACGCGAGGAGTACGAATCCTTCGCCCGCGACCACATCGCCCCTCAGGCTGATGCCTGGGACCGGAGCGCGGCACTCCCCGAGGAGTTCATCACCACGATCGCCGCCACCGGATATCTCGGCGCCTGCGTCCCGGCCGCGTACGGCGGCAGCGCTCTCGACGCGATCAGCTTCGGACTGCTCAACGAGGAGACCGGACGCGCCTGTTCCTCCGTCCGCAGCCTGCTGACCGTGCACGGCATGGCCTCGCAGGCCATCGGCCGCTGGGGCACCGCTGCCCAGCGCGAGAGCTGGCTGCCCCGGATGGCCACCGGAGCGGCCGTCGCCGCCTTCGCCCTCACCGAACCCGGCGCGGGCAGCGATGTGAAGGGGCTCGTCACCACCGCCCGTCGTACCGAGGACGGATTCGTCCTCGACGGCGCCAAGCGGTGGATCACCTTCGGCCGGCGCGCCGACGTCTACCTCCTGTTCGCCCGCCTCGACGGCCGCGAGACCGCCTTCCTGGTGGAACGCGGCGCACCCGGCCTCCACGTCACCCCCGTCCAGGGGATCCTGGGCACCCGCGCGTCCATGCTCGCCGGACTGGAGCTGCGGGGCTGCCGCGTGCCGGCCGACGCCGTTCTGGGCAAGCCGGGCTTCGGGCTGACCGCGGTCGCGGCCGCCGCCCTGGAACTCGGCCGCTACAGCGTGGCCTGGGGCTGTGTGGGCCTGATCCAGGCATGCCTGGACGCCTCCTTGTCCTACGCCGACCGGCGCGAGCAGTTCGGCAGGAGGCTGCGCGACCACCAGCTCGTCCAGCGCATGCTCGCCGACATGGCCACCGGCGCCGCGGCGGCCCGGCTGCTGTGCCAGCAGGCCGGCTGGCTGCGTGAGGCGGGCGACGCGCAGAGCGTGCACGCCACCTGGCTCGCCAAGTACTTCTCGTCGACCACCGCCTTCCGCAGCGCCGCGGACGCCGTCCAGGTCCACGGCGCACACGGCTGCGGCGGGGACTACCCCGTACAGCGCTATCTGCGGGACGCGAAGGTGATGGAGCTCATCGAGGGCACCACCGAGCTCCAGCAGACCACCATCGCCCGGTCCGCGTACGTCGCACACGCGCCGCCCCGCCCCGCGACCGCCACCCCGGTGACCCCGGATCCGGCCCCGGCCGACGACGAAGAGGTGACGGCATGA
- a CDS encoding 4'-phosphopantetheinyl transferase family protein, with the protein MSGLRDTWPPGPGRVDVEASCVHVWRIGLDVSQDRLTELRSLLSPEEEARARRCRLPAERDRFVVGRAAVRDILSRCTGVRPRRLLLVRGARGRPRLAGPTTQRLDFNLSHSGPTALLAVAPGCQVGIDIEEIDPALDHRAMAARFLGADEAAAVRALPDAEGRQAFFTGWTRREAYAKANDCRIPVDLDETGAWNVWDLTVGSGVCAALVASAPLTAVRCWTWEGTGGPGRAAVPDHQARQNWE; encoded by the coding sequence ATGAGCGGGCTCCGGGACACCTGGCCGCCGGGCCCCGGCCGGGTGGACGTGGAAGCGTCGTGCGTCCACGTGTGGCGCATCGGGCTGGACGTGTCGCAGGACCGGCTCACCGAGCTGCGCTCCCTGCTCTCCCCGGAGGAGGAGGCCCGCGCCCGCCGGTGCCGGTTGCCGGCCGAACGGGACCGGTTCGTGGTCGGCCGGGCCGCGGTCCGCGACATATTGTCCCGCTGCACGGGCGTGCGTCCCCGGCGGCTGCTCCTGGTGCGCGGCGCACGCGGCCGTCCCCGGCTGGCGGGCCCGACCACTCAGCGCCTCGATTTCAACCTCTCGCACTCCGGGCCCACCGCGCTGCTCGCGGTGGCCCCCGGCTGCCAGGTGGGGATCGATATCGAGGAGATCGACCCGGCGCTCGACCACCGGGCCATGGCGGCCCGCTTTCTCGGCGCCGACGAGGCGGCGGCCGTCCGGGCGCTGCCGGACGCCGAGGGGCGTCAGGCGTTCTTCACCGGCTGGACCCGGCGTGAGGCGTACGCCAAGGCGAACGACTGCCGTATCCCGGTGGATCTGGACGAAACCGGGGCGTGGAATGTGTGGGATCTTACGGTGGGATCCGGCGTGTGCGCCGCACTGGTGGCGTCTGCCCCCCTGACGGCTGTCCGCTGCTGGACCTGGGAGGGCACCGGGGGGCCGGGGCGCGCCGCGGTCCCGGACCACCAGGCCCGTCAGAACTGGGAGTAG
- a CDS encoding 3-hydroxyacyl-CoA dehydrogenase family protein: protein MTETPRTVGVVGAGVMGTGLAQSLAQSGHEVILVDRTDEILDRARGEIAQGLRFSRVLGAEGPAEDRRTVAGRIAYTTRYEGFGTVDFVIENITEDWDLKRGVYERIDALCPPHAVFAANTSVIPITRIGAAVARPDRVLGMHFMNPVPLKPTVEMIRGHHTTDATLDTAHRLLARMGKEGVVVQDSPGFVSNRVLMLTVNEAVCLVHEGVATAEEVDRIFRSCFGHPMGPLATADLIGLDTVLQSVRGLHTAFSDSKYRPCPLLVRMVDAGLLGRKSGRGFFEHSVLPTA, encoded by the coding sequence ATGACAGAAACCCCGCGTACGGTCGGCGTCGTCGGCGCCGGAGTCATGGGCACCGGTCTCGCGCAGTCCCTGGCGCAGAGCGGCCACGAGGTGATCCTCGTCGACCGTACGGACGAGATCCTCGACCGGGCCCGCGGCGAGATCGCCCAGGGCCTGCGTTTCAGCAGGGTCCTCGGTGCCGAGGGACCCGCCGAGGACCGGCGGACCGTCGCCGGGCGCATCGCGTACACCACCCGGTACGAGGGCTTCGGCACCGTCGACTTCGTGATCGAGAACATCACCGAGGACTGGGACCTCAAGCGCGGAGTCTACGAACGCATCGACGCGCTCTGCCCCCCGCACGCCGTCTTCGCCGCCAACACCTCCGTCATTCCGATCACCAGGATCGGCGCGGCCGTCGCCCGCCCCGACCGGGTCCTCGGCATGCACTTCATGAACCCCGTCCCCCTGAAGCCGACCGTCGAGATGATCCGGGGACACCACACCACCGACGCGACCCTGGACACCGCCCACCGGCTGCTCGCCCGGATGGGCAAGGAGGGCGTGGTGGTCCAGGACTCTCCGGGATTCGTCTCCAACCGGGTCCTGATGCTCACCGTGAACGAGGCCGTCTGCCTCGTGCACGAGGGCGTCGCCACCGCGGAGGAGGTCGACCGGATCTTCCGGAGCTGCTTCGGCCACCCGATGGGCCCGCTGGCGACCGCCGACCTCATCGGCCTGGACACCGTCCTCCAGTCCGTGCGGGGCCTGCACACCGCTTTCTCCGACAGCAAGTACCGGCCGTGTCCGTTGCTGGTCCGGATGGTCGACGCCGGCCTCCTCGGCCGCAAGAGCGGACGCGGCTTCTTCGAGCACTCCGTGCTCCCGACCGCGTAA
- a CDS encoding phosphopantetheine-binding protein produces the protein MPDDTTTEEAEPKIRAFLARFFGDHRIADDEDIFATGFVNSLFIMQLVLFVEGEFALTVEDEDLEIENFSTVAAVAALVARKRSAPVSS, from the coding sequence ATGCCCGACGACACGACCACGGAAGAGGCCGAGCCGAAGATCCGCGCGTTCCTCGCGCGGTTCTTCGGCGATCACCGGATCGCCGACGACGAGGACATCTTCGCGACCGGCTTCGTGAACTCCCTGTTCATCATGCAGCTGGTCCTCTTCGTCGAGGGCGAGTTCGCGCTCACCGTCGAGGACGAGGACCTGGAGATCGAGAACTTCAGCACCGTCGCAGCGGTCGCGGCCCTGGTGGCCCGCAAGCGCTCCGCTCCCGTCAGCAGCTGA